The Verrucomicrobium spinosum DSM 4136 = JCM 18804 DNA segment AAAGTCGGTACTCCAACCCCGGTGCGAACCTCCAACAAAGATTTGGCAACCTATCTCGCTGCTCAAGTTTCAGGAAACCGCGAGCAGGGCGCTCACGCTCCCAATCCACCTTCACCATCCGCACCGGTGTTGGAGTACCGACTTCAGTCGGCTCAGGGAAGCTCCACCACTTACCATTTACCATTCACCTCTTACCAGAGGTAAACCTCCGCCGCGTGCAGCGTCTCCTCCTTCTTCCGGGCCTGGAGCGCCTGTAGTTCGTGGTAATACGAGTCCGGAAGCCGCCAGGTGTTGGCATACGTGGGTGGACTGGATATCCTCCAGCCACCCACCTCCCAAAGACCTCAGGTCTTCAGGTCTTCTGTCTTTGGTCTTCCAGTCTTCTGTCTCCCGCGTAGCGGGGCTCACACCGCATCCAGAGCCTGGTCGATGTCGGCCAGGATGTCATCGATGTGCTCGATGCCCACGGAGAGCCGCACCAGATCCGGTGTGATGCCGCCCGCGCGCTGCTGCTCCTCATTGAGCTGCGAGTGCGTGGTGGAGGCCGGGTGGATGGCCAGGCTCTTGGCATCGCCCACATTCGCCAGGTGGGAGAAGAGCTTCAGACTTTCCACGAACTTCTGGCCCGCCGCGCGACCGCCGCGGATGCCAAAGACCACCATGGAGCCGCCCTTGCCGCGCAGGTACTTCTGGTTGAGCTCGAAGTGCGAATCATCATGCAGCCCGGGGTAGCGCACCCACTCCACCTTCGGGTGGGACTTCAGGTGCTCCGCCACGGAGAGTGAGTTCTGGCAGTGCCGCTCCATGCGCAGCGGCAGCGTCTCGATGCCCTGGAGGAAGAACCACGAGTTGTCCGGAGAGATGGCCGCGCCCAGGTTCCGCAGCGGCACCGTGCGCGCCCGCAGAATGTAGGCCAGCGGGGCCAGCGGCTCCGGCAGGTCATGCCCCCAGCGCAGGCCGTGGTAGCTGGTGTCCGGCTCGTCAAAGAGGGGATGCTTGCCGGTGTTCCACTTGAACCGGCCGCTGTCCACAATGATGCCGCCGATGCCCGTGCCGTGCCCGCCGAACCACTTGGTCAGCGAGTGCACCACAATGTCCGCCCCATGGTCAAACGGCTTCGTGAGGTACGGGGTGGAGAAAGTTGCGTCCACAATCAACGGCAACCCATGGGCATGGGCCACTTCTGCCACCTTCTCCAGATCCGTGATCTCCAGCGCGGGGTTGGAGACGGATTCCACAAAGACCGCCCGGGTTTTGGAGTCAACCGCCGCAGCGATCTCCTCCACCTTGTTCGAGTCCACAAACTTCACCTGAATGCCCAGCGCGGGCAGGATGTTGCTGAACTGCGTGTAGGTCCCGCCGTACAGGTTCCGCGCGCTGATGATGTTGTCACCCGCCTGGGCGAGGTTGATGATGGCGTA contains these protein-coding regions:
- a CDS encoding O-acetylhomoserine aminocarboxypropyltransferase/cysteine synthase family protein, which produces MKLETLCLHGGHEPDPVTLARAVPIYRTSSYVFKSSEHAANLFALKELGNIYTRLMNPTTDVLEKRVALLEGSHPLSALGVASGTSAVFYAIINLAQAGDNIISARNLYGGTYTQFSNILPALGIQVKFVDSNKVEEIAAAVDSKTRAVFVESVSNPALEITDLEKVAEVAHAHGLPLIVDATFSTPYLTKPFDHGADIVVHSLTKWFGGHGTGIGGIIVDSGRFKWNTGKHPLFDEPDTSYHGLRWGHDLPEPLAPLAYILRARTVPLRNLGAAISPDNSWFFLQGIETLPLRMERHCQNSLSVAEHLKSHPKVEWVRYPGLHDDSHFELNQKYLRGKGGSMVVFGIRGGRAAGQKFVESLKLFSHLANVGDAKSLAIHPASTTHSQLNEEQQRAGGITPDLVRLSVGIEHIDDILADIDQALDAV